From the genome of Pseudomonas bubulae:
CGCATAACCTGCCAGTACTTACAGCAATATGGGCATATACCCGAGTTTCAATGGTCGACTGGGAATTGAGCTACTAAAAATGAAGATTGGTCCGACAGGGTGAACTTTGTGGGGCGAACTACCCTCACTAGTTCATTCAAGGCGTGAAACCTTCGCGCCGTTCTTCAGGAGGCACGCATGAGTATTAAAAAGAAAGCATCGGCTCATTGGGCAGGCGACCTTAAAACCGGCATTGGCTCCATCTCCACAGAAACCGGAGTGCTGCGCGAAGCGCCTTATGGCTTCAAGGCGAGGTTCGAAGGCGGTAAGGGCACCAACCCCGAAGAGCTGATCGGCGCAGCCCATGCAGGCTGTTTCTCGATGGCCTTGTCGATGATTCTCGGTGATGCCGGCCTCAAGGCCGACAGTATCGATACCACTGCTGAAGTAACCCTGGATCAAGTGGACGGCGGTTTTGCAATTACGGCCGTGCATCTGGTGCTCAAGGCCAAGGTGCCCGGCGCCACCCAGGCGCAATTCGACGAACTGACCACCAAAGCCAAAGAGGGCTGCCCGGTGTCCAAGGTACTGAACGCCAAAATCACCCTCGACGCGACGCTGGTGAGCTGACACCACCTGTGTGCCCCGCTAACCGCTAGCGGGGCACAATCGATACCCGGCTGCGACAGATCAGTCCTGCGCTGTGCGATATGTGATCGAATGGTCGTTACTCGCGTCAGATCATGACTTTGCGTTCTGCCTCAAGGGAGTCTCACCATGAAACGTTTTGCTCTAGCTGTAGTTTGCTGCGCCTTGGCCACCTCGGCTCTGGCGGCGCCCAAGCCGTGCGAAGAACTGAAAGCCGAAATCGAAGCCAAGATCCAGGCGAACAATGTGTCGTCCTACACCCTCGAAATCGTGAGCAATGAAGAAGTTCATGACGAGAACATGGTGGTTGGTTCGTGTGAAAGCGGCACCAAGAAAATCATCTACCAGAACAACGACCGTCAGCCTTCAAGGTAAGCAGTTGACCAGCCGCTCCTCGGCGACCACCTTGCCCGTTGCGTCGTACAGCCGGGCGTAGGCGTTGAAGCCCAGTGAGCGGGCCTGTAGCCGGTAACGCTGGCCGGGCTGGAAGTTGTCGTAATCGACGGTGACGTAACACAGGCGCTCCTGTGGGTCACTGAACATACCCATGCCGCCGACAAACACCTCGAAATCGAAGCGCACCATCAACTCGTGGCTACCTGGCGTTACTTGAAAATAGCGGCCATCGGCCTGTCGCTTGTTATCCAGACGCTCGGCCATTACCAGCTTGCCGGTTTGGGTTTC
Proteins encoded in this window:
- a CDS encoding DUF1161 domain-containing protein, with amino-acid sequence MKRFALAVVCCALATSALAAPKPCEELKAEIEAKIQANNVSSYTLEIVSNEEVHDENMVVGSCESGTKKIIYQNNDRQPSR
- a CDS encoding OsmC family protein; amino-acid sequence: MSIKKKASAHWAGDLKTGIGSISTETGVLREAPYGFKARFEGGKGTNPEELIGAAHAGCFSMALSMILGDAGLKADSIDTTAEVTLDQVDGGFAITAVHLVLKAKVPGATQAQFDELTTKAKEGCPVSKVLNAKITLDATLVS